ATGTAATAAATAATCCACCTGACTTCACAACTCTCGCTGCATCTTCAGGGAATAATAGAATAATTTCTGCTAATAAGTTAGCTACGATTAAATCAACAGGACCTTCAATGCCTTCTAAAAGACTATTTTGTCCAACAGACACGATATCATCTGTTTTATTTAAACGTACATTCATTTCTGCACTTTCAACTGCAACCGGATCTAAATCATACGCTTGAACAGAAGACGCACCTAATTTTGCTGCTGCAATACTAAGTACACCAGAACCTGTTCCTACATCAATGACAGTGTCACCTGGCTGAACTGTTTTCTCTAAAGCACGAATACACATCGTTGTTGTTGGATGAGTTCCTGTTCCAAACGCCATACCTGGATCTAATTCAATAATTTTTTCTTCCGGAGAAGACGGTGTATATTCTTCCCACGTCGGCACAATTGTGAATGTATCAGAAATTTGTACTGGATGGTAATATTTTTTCCAAGCAGTAGCCCAATCTTCTTCATTGACTTCGTTAACGGTAATATTTCCAGTACCAATTTCGATGTCGTAAGATGGAAGCACATCAATAGATGATTTTACACCTGCAATCGTTTCATGTAAAGAATCCGTTTGCGGGAAATATGCTTTTATTAATACACCTTCCGCCGGATATTCATCTGGGTTCAATGCATAAATTTCACCGTATTGTTGCTCGCGCTCTTTCGTCAACTCTGCTGGATCCTCAATCGCAACTCCACTAGCACCAGCTTCATGTAAAATATGAGAGACAGCTTCTACTGCTTCTTCTGTTGTATGAATACTAATTTCTGACCATTTCACAATTTACCAACTCCATTTTTTATTTCCATTATTCCCCTTTGAAAGCACGTTTAAGCTTTCCAAATAAACTATCATCCTGCTCTTCTTGTCCCGCAAATTCACGCAATAAATCTTTTTGATGTGAAGTTAATTTCGTCGGTACAACAACACGAACGACTACATATTGATCTCCTTGACCGTATCCACGTACGTTCGGAGCACCTTTCCCTTTTAAGCGAAATTCTGTTCCTGTTTGTGTGCCTGCTGGAATTTTCAGCTTCACTTTCCCATGAACAGTAGGAACTTCCACTTCAGCACCAAGTGCCATTTGCGCGAATGTTAATGGCATTTCGCAAATAATGTGATCTCCTTCACGTTCAAAGAATTCATGATCTCTTACATGAACAACAACATATAAATCTCCTGCCGGTCCGCCATTTACGCCCGCTTCACCTTTTCCAGATACACGGATTTGTTGACCATTATCGATACCTGCTGGAATTTTAACGTTGATTTTTTTACGTTTACGTACTTTACCAGAACCGTGGCATGTCGTACATTTTTCTTTAATCATTTGACCAGTTCCTGAACAATGACCACAAGCTTGACGGTTTACGATACGACCAAATGGTGTATTTTGTTCTACACTTACTTGCCCTGATCCTGAGCAATGTTTACATGTTTCTTTTGAAGTTCCTGGTTTTGCCCCGCTACCTTTACAAGTATCACATGGATCTTCTACTGGAATCTCGACATTTAATTCTTTACCAAAAATAGCTTCTTCAAAATCTAAAGTGACTTGATATTGTAAGTCAGCACCTTGGCGCGGAGCATTTGGATCACGACGTCTGCCGCCACCGCCGCCAAAGAATGAACTAAAGATATCTTCAAAACCGAAACCACCGCCGAAGTCTCCTCCGCCGCCAAAGCCACCGAAGCCTTGATTAGCACCAGCATGACCAAATTGATCATATTGCGCGCGCTTTTGATCGTCGCTTAACACTTCGTATGCTTCTTGTACTTCTTTAAACTTTTCAATTGCATTTTCTTCTTTACTTACGTCTGGATGGTATTTTTTAGCCAAACGACGATACGCTTTTTTTATTTCATCTTTTGAAGCACCCTTGCTAAGTCCAAGGACCTCATAATAGTCTCGTTTACTCATAAATTTACAACCCCCGAATCTTTCACATAAACGTAATTTTAACACCGAAAGAAAGTGCTTTGCAACAAAGTTTCCTCACTTACAGTATGCAAAGTAAAAAACTTAAGAACCTCACACTTTTCTTCTCATTCGTGAAAAAAGCCAAAGTCAAGGCACGCTTGACTTTGACTTTTTGTCATCTTACTTATTATGTTTACAGTTGAATTACTTGTCTTCTTTTACTTCTTCAAACTCAGCGTCAACTACATTGTCTTTCTTAGCGCCAGCATCTTGTGCTCCTTGCGCACCTTCTGCTTGCCCTGCAGCAGCTTGAGCTTGCTCGTATAATTTAACAGTTAATTGTTGTACGATTTCTTGTAAAGCGTCTTTTTTCGCACGGATTTCCTCAAGCTCGTTCTTTTCGATCGCAGCTTGTAATGCTTCTTTCGCTTCTGTTGCTTTCGTAACTTCAGCAGCATCCACTTTACCTTCTAAGTCTTTTACAACTTTATCTGTTTGGAATACAAGTTGGTCAGCTTCGTTACGAAGTTCAACTTCTTCCTTACGTTTTTGATCAGCGTCAGCGTTTGCTTCTGCTTCTTTTACCATACGATCTACTTCTTCATCAGAAAGACCTGAAGAAGATTGGATTGTAATAGCTTGTTCTTTGCTTGTTCCTAGATCTTTCGCACGTACGTTAACGATACCGTTCGCATCAATATCGAATGTTACTTCGATTTGTGGAATACCACGTGGTGCTGGTGGGATATCTGTTAATTGGAAACGTCCTAACGTTTTGTTGTCAGCTGACATTGGACGCTCACCTTGTAATACATGAATATCTACTGCTGGTTGGTTATCAGCAGCTGTTGAGAATACTTGTGACTTACTTGTTGGAATTGTAGTGTTGCGCTCAATTAATTTCGTGAACACGCCACCCATAGTTTCAATACCTAAAGAAAGTGGAGTTACGTCTAATAATAGTACGCCTTCTACATCACCAGTAAGTACGCCACCTTGAACTGCAGCACCTAATGCTACAACTTCATCAGGGTTTACACCTTTATATGGTTCTTTACCAGTTTCACGTTTAATAGCTTCTTGTACAGCTGGGATACGAGTAGAACCACCAACAAGGATAACGCGATCTAATTCACTTGCAGATAGACCAGCATCTTTTAAAGCACGACGAGTTGGCTCTAATGTTCTTTCAACAAGGTTTGCTGAAAGCTCTTCGAATTTCGCTCTTGTTAATGTTAATTCTAAATGTAATGGACCAGCAGCTCCAGCACTAATGAATGGTAATGAAATTTGTGTTTGTGTTACACCTGAAAGATCTTTTTTCGCTTTTTCAGCTGCATCTTTCAAACGTTGAAGTGCCATTTTATCTTGGCTTAAATCAATGTTATTTTCTTTTTTGAACTCAGCCACTAAGTGATCGATGATAACTTGGTCAAAGTCATCTCCACCAAGACGGTTGTCACCAGCAGTTGAAATAACTTCGAACGTTCCATCTGCTAACTCAAGGATAGATACGTCAAATGTACCGCCACCTAAGTCATATACTAAGATTTTTTGCTCTTCATCTTGTTTTTCTAAACCGTAAGCAAGGGCTGCTGCTGTTGGTTCGTTAATGATACGCTCAACTTCTAAACCGGCGATACGACCAGCATCTTTTGTTGCTTGACGTTCTGCATCGTTGAAGTATGCAGGTACTGTAATAACAGCTTTCGTTACTGTTTCACCTAAGTATGCTTCAGCAGAAGCTTTTAAGTTTTGTAAAATGATTGCAGAAATTTCTTGAGGTGTATATTCTTTACCTTCGATTTCTACTTTGTAGTCTGTACCCATATGACGTTTAACAGACATGATTGTATTTGGGTTTGTAATTGCTTGACGCTTTGCTACTTCCCCAACTTGACGTTCTTCATTTTTGAAAGCTACAACAGAAGGTGTTGTACGGTTTCCTTCTGGATTTGGGATAACCTTTGGTTCTCCACCTTCCATAACAGCTACACAAGAGTTTGTTGTACCTAAGTCAATACCGATAATTTTACTCATGGCGAATCCTCCTACTTTTATGTAAATTATTGATTTACTTTTACCATCGATGGGCGAATTACACGGTCTTTTAATTTATAACCTTTTTGGAATTCTTCCACAACCGCGTTTGATTCAAATTCGCTGTCTTCTACTTGCATAACAGCTTGGTGTTCATGAGGATCAAACTGTTTACCAACAGCTTCAATCGCTTCTACACCTTCTTTTGTCATCGCTTCTAACAATTGACGATATACCATTTCCATCCCTTGTAATAAGGACTTCATTTGCTCATCAGTTGCTTCCACTTGCATCGCTCTTTCAAAATTATCAAGAGCTGGCAAAATATCTGAAACAAGACTTTGTGCTCTATATTTTTCAGCAGCCTGTTTATCCATTTGAACACGGCGCTTATAATTTTCAAAATCTGCTTGTAGACGTAGCATACGGCCTTCTGTTTCCGTCAGTTTCGCTTGCAATTCATCTACCTTTTCTTGTAAAAGAGCAGCCTCACTTTTTTCTTCAACAGTTTCTTCGCTGTTTTCAGATGTTACGGCTTCTTCAACTTTTGCTTCTTTTACTTCTTCTTTCATTTCTTCTACAACTTGTTCGTTACGCTCTTCCACAATTTTCACCTCCTTAAAAGGTATTAGGTATCATGCATAGCATGATTACCTAAGCATAGTTATATATTACACACAGCGATGTATTGTTCATCACTTGAGCGCATGTATTCTTCTTTATTTTTTTAGTCCATCTGTAATTTGCCTTGTAAATAACTGTAACAAACTAATTACCCGAGAGTATTGCATTCTTGTCGGACCTAAAATAGCAATTGTTCCAAGCTGTTCTTCTCCAATCGAATATGTTGCAGAAATTAAACTACAATCTTCCATGGCTGTCGCAGAGTTTTCCCTACCAATTTTCACTTGAATACCTACTTGTTTATGACGCAAAATGTCATAAAACTCAGCTTCATTATCAATCATCGTCAGCAAGGATCTTACTTTGTGAATGTCATGGAACTCTGGTTGCGAAAGCATATTTGCTTTTCCCCCAAAGTATATCTTTTCCGATAAAGGAACTTGAAATGTACCATCTAACATTTTTATTGCACTATCGTAGTTATGAACATACCCGCGCAATACCGTAACAATCTCTTTAAAGATTTTATTATGGAGTTCCAACATTGGTACGCCTGATAGCTTTTCATTTAAAATATTAACCATTTTTTCTAAATCTGATAAATCAACAGATTCCGGAACGGTAATCGTTTTGCTTTGTACATGCCCTGTATCCGTTACAATAATAGCGACTGCAGTTTGACGATCAAGCGGTACAATTTGTACGTTTTTAAGTTTATTTGTGCTTAACTTCGGTCCAAGAACAATGGCCGTATAATTCGTAAGCTCTGATAAAATTTGAGCCGATTGCTGCGCAATCTTTTCCGCTTCAAAAATTCTTTCAGCAAATAAATCTTTAATTTGTACAATTTCATCGTTCGGTAAGTTTTGCGGCGCTAAAAGATGATCTACATAAAATCGGTATCCTTTTTCAGAAGGAACACGTCCAGAAGAACTATGTGTTTTTTCAATAAATCCTAGTTCCTCTAAATCAGCCATTTCATTTCGAATAGTAGCTGAACTAAATGTAATTTCATCTTTCTTAGCCAGCGTCCTTGACCCAACAGGTTGCGCTGATCCAATAAAGTCATCAATAATTGTTTGTAAAATTAAGAGCTGACGTTCCGTAAGCATCTCATCATCACCTCTGTTAGCACTCTTTGTCTTCGAGTGCTAAATCTATTAATAACTTACCAAAATTGACATTCAATTGTCAACGGAAACGTCACGAAATAATGAAACTTTTTCACGTTAATGGAATATTTAATTAGTCAATCAAAAATGATTGGAATACTTCATTCCCTAATAATTTTCCTTTTCGTGTTAAACGAACATATCCATCGCTCTCTTCAAGCAATCCTTGTTCTTGGTTGTTTTGTAACTGCTTCGCGAAAACTTGATCCATCTCCATATTAAATTTCTTTTGAAACGCTATTTTAGATACACCTTTTGTTTTTCGAAGCCCTAAGAACAACTCTTCTTCCATTCTTTCTTTCTCCGTCACCACGTGAACATCTAAATACGGAAATCCGGTTTCATCAATTTTATTGAAGTATTGCTTGAGCGGTCCCACATTTTGAATACGTTCTCCATTTACATAACTATGCGCCCCAGCTCCAAATCCATAATACTCTTCATTATTCCAGTATGTGAGATTATGTCTACTTTCATTATCACCTTTTGAGAAATTACTAATTTCATACTGGCTATAGCCATGTTTCTCCATTTCATCCATTACCATTTCGTACATTTTCGCTTCATGGTCTTCACCTGGAAGTCTTAATTTCCCTTTATTCATTAAGTTATAAAATACCGTTTTCGGTTCCACAATTAATGAATATGCCGAGAAATGTTGTACACCAAGCGTAAAAGCAATGTCTAATGTTTCTTTTACATCTTCTATCGTCTGCCCTGGCAGAGCATAAATAATATCTACATTTATATTTTTAAAGCCTACTTCCTGCGCTTCTCTAATTGCTACAAACGCATCTTCTCTCGTATGCTTACGTCCAATTTTCTCAAGCAATTCATCTCGAAATGTTTGCACACCAAAACTAATTCGGTTTACTCCACCTTCTAGTAACACATTTAACTTCTCTTTCGGCAAATCACCCGGGTTCGCTTCAAATGTTAATTCACAATTCGGGGCAAACGGACGTAAACGACGATTTATAATATCTAATAATTTCTTTGTTTGCTCCATGTTTAATGCTGTCGGAGTTCCTCCACCAACAAAAATCGTTTTCATACTATCAAACGGTACTTTTTGAACTGTATTTATAATTTCTTTCTCTAAATACTCTAAATATTGATCGACTGGCTGGCGTTCAATAAACACTTTATTAAAATCACAATAGTGACAAATATGCTGACAAAACGGAATATGAATATATGCAGCTTGCACCAAAAATAACTCCTACCTTTCTAAAAAGAAAACCTCCGCGCTCGGGAGGCTTCCTTTACTTCTCTAACGTATTACGAATTTGTTCCATTCGCATTTTTCCCCAATCATACATCATTTCAACGATTGGTAAAAGCGACATGCCTAATTCGGTCATATAATATTCCACTCGCGGAGGAATCTCTGGGTATACCGTTCGATCAACAATCCCATCTTCCATTAACTCTTTTAATTGGTTTGACAAAACTTTATGAGAAATGCTTGGAAATAATCGTTGTAATTCACTAAAACGATGAGGCCCTTCCACACCAAGATGCCACAATATTACAACTTTCCACTTTCCACTAATAATAGAAAGCGTCAATTCCTTTTCACAATTAAAATTGCCATTTTGTATTTTTTCTTGAATATCTTTTCGAATATTTTCGGACATTAACAAACTCCTAACTCTATATGAATTAAAAAGCTCTCTCACTATTGTAATTGAGAGAAGCTACGTTGTCTAAAAAGTAATGATATAAAAAAGAAGCCGTATAAAACGACTTCTTTTTTATATCAATTCACATGAAATAACAATCAATTATTAGTTGTCATCCATTTTCAGTACAGCCATGAATGCTTCTTGCGGTACTTCTACAGAACCAACAGACTTCATACGCTTTTTACCCTCTTTTTGCTTATCAAGAAGTTTACGCTTACGAGAAATGTCACCACCGTAACATTTCGCAAGTACGTTTTTACGCATCGCTTTAATTGTAGAACGGGCTACAACTTTGTTTCCGATCGTCGCTTGAATTGGTACTTCGAACTGCTGTCTTGGAATTAAATCTTTTAATTTTTCTACAATCACTTTACCACGGTCATACGCTGAATCACGGTGTACGATAAATGATAGGGCATCGACTTGTTCATTATTTAAAAGAATATCCATTTTCACAAGCTTAGATGGTTTGTAGCCAATTAACTCGTAATCAAATGATGCATATCCTTTTGTGTTTGATTTCAATTGATCGAAGAAATCATATACGATTTCTGATAACGGGATTTCATATGTTAATGTAACACGTGTTTCATCTAAATATTGCATATCAATAAACGTTCCACGTTTACCTTGGCAAATTTCCATTACAGCTCCAACATAGTCATTTGGAACCATAATTGAAGCCTTCACAAACGGCTCTTCTACACGATCGATAGACTGTGGATCTGGCATATTAGATGGGTTATCAACAATAACATCTTCACCATTTGTTAAATAAACTTTATAAATAACGCTTGGCGCCGTTGTAATTAAGTCAATTTTAAATTCACGTTCAATACGCTCTTGAATGATTTCCATGTGAAGAAGTCCTAAGAAACCACAACGGAAACCAAATCCTAGCGCTTGAGATGTTTCTGGTTCAAACTCAAGAGCAGAATCATTTAACTCTAATTTTTCTAACGCATCACGTAAATCATTGTAACGTGCAGAATCAATCGGATATAAACCACAGAATACCATTGGGTTTAATTTACGGTAACCTGCTAACGGCTCTGCCGCTGGACGTTTCGCGTGTGTAATCGTATCACCAACGCGTGTGTCACCAACATTTTTAATCGATGCTGCTAAGAAACCTACATCACCTACTGTTAACTCATCACGTTGCGTAGTTTTCGGTGTGAATACACCTACTTCTGTTACTTCAAACTCTTTTCCAGTTGCCATCATACGTACTTTATCGCCAACTTTTACTGTTCCGTTAACAACACGAATATATGCAATTACACCGCGGTATGGATCATATAAAGAGTCAAAAATCATACATTGTAACGGCTCTTCTGAATCTCCTGTTGGTGCTGGTACTTTTTCAACGATTTGTTCTAAAATCTCTTCGATACCAATCCCAGCTTTTGCAGAAGCAAGTACAGCTTCTGATGCATCTAAACCGATTACATCTTCTACCTCTTGGCGTACACGCTCTGGGTCTGCACTTGGTAAGTCGATTTTATTAATAACTGGTAAAATCTCTAAATTGTTATCAAGCGCTAAGTATACGTTTGCTAACGTTTGCGCTTCAATACCTTGCGCTGCATCTACTACAAGAATCGCACCTTCACAAGCCGCTAAACTACGAGATACTTCGTACGTAAAGTCGACGTGTCCTGGTGTATCAATTAAGTGAAGAATATATTCTTCACCGTCTTTTGCTTTATAGTTTAACTGTACTGCGTTTAATTTAATTGTAATACCACGCTCACGCTCTAAATCCATAGAGTCAAGCAACTGAGCTTTCATTTCACGTTGTGTTAACGCGTTTGTTTTCTCTAAAATACGGTCTGCTAACGTTGACTTTCCGTGGTCAATATGAGCAATGATAGAGAAGTTACGAATTTTGGACTGTCTTTTTGCTCTTTCTTCTTTGTTCATCTATGTTCTCAACTCCTAATAGTCTCGCCAATATACACTAGCACTGATTATATCAATAGAGCAGCAAAGATTCAATGAAAACTCGTGCTGCTTACAATACAAATCATTCTATCTATATCTTATGCGAACAAACCATAAGAGACAAACCTTTTTCAAATTAAAAAACGGCTGTCTTACAAATCTGTAAAACAACCGTCCCCCGTTTGACTCTTAACTAAAAATTTCTCTTACTTTCCCGACAACTATGTCTGTTCCAAACTTTGTTATTTCATAGGCGACACTTGCTATCGCCATACCCATTCCTTCTACAACATTAAAACTTCTTAAGCTTTCTAATTGTTTTTGTTTTTCAGTAGCGGAAAACGAACCCTCCAAAATTTCTGATTCAGCAGCCTCACCTTTTGTTCCTGTCATATGTGCGATTTGTTCATACGACATTTGCTGATAACCTTTCATACTTTTCAAACCGTAATTAGCAAGTGCCACCCCTGCTATCATCATAAGTAAGCATATGGCCGCACTACATATACATAAAAGCGAAAAGCGACTTAAAGGATTATCCTCTCTTCCCATCAATGTGTGTATGCTCCTGTATTATCTTGGTCAATTTGATGATGCAGTGCTGCATTTAAACCACTTGCTATTACATTTGCCATATCCTCTATAAAGGCATCCACTTCTTTCGGAGTCACCATTAAATTATGGCCTAGAGGAGATAACACTTCATAAATTAATTTCCTCTTCTCTTCATCCTCCAGTGTACCTACAGCACCTAAAAACATATTTCGGCTCTTTTCATCCGGCATATCTTCTTCTGTTAATTTTTTCTTTTCTCCAAATGAAAAACCAGCCGGCAACAAAGATCGGGAAGGTTTGTTACCTTCTTTCATCTCCCGGCCAAAATGTTTCAAAATAAAATCAATTGTATCGCTTGTAATCGAAACGGCATCCACCACAGTCGGAACACCAATTGCGATAACAGGAATTCCTAATGTTTCTTTACTGAGTTCCTTACGTTTATTCCCAACACCCGATCCCGGATGAATTCCTGTATCAGAAATTTGTATCGTACTATTTACCCTTTCAATCGAACGAGCAGCTAATGCATCAATTGCAATAACAAAGTCTGGCTTTGTCTTCTCAATGATTCCATAAATGACATCGCTCGTTTCAATTCCTGTAATTCCCATTACCCCCGGCCGAATCGCACTAACAGGCCTAAATCCTTCTTCTACACTTTCAGGCTGCAATTGAAACAAATGTCTCGTTACTAATACATTTTCTACAACTATTGGTCCAAGCGCATCGGGCGTTACATTCCAATTTCCAAGACCAACAATTAAACAACTCGCTTCTTTCGTAACGCCAACCTCTTCTAAGAAATACGAAAATTCTTTTGCAAAAATACGCTCTACTTTTTGTTGTAGCTCTGTATCTTGTTGACGTATACCTTGTACTTCAAGCGTTAAATAATTTCCAGGTTTTTTACCCATCGATTCAGAGGCAACTTCATCAATCGTTACTTTCGTAATGGTAATACCTTCTTCTTCCCTCTCTTTTACAATAACTCCTTGTATTCCTTGTTGCTCTTCTTGACGCTCTTGCAACATTTGATGTGCCTCTACAGCAAGGTCCGTTCTAACACTATACTTACTTAAATCTAATGGTTCTTTCATCGTATCTCCTCCGTAATTCATAGTAAATATCGTTAGATTTCCCAAAGTTATATAAGGTCATTCTTTCCTTTACGTGAAATTTCATGGATATACTATTGCAATTCTCTTCACCGTTTGATAGAATATCACTTGTTCTATGTTATGAATCGAGTCATTCGATTGCACCAGGGAGGTGAAAAGTATGGCAAACATCAAATCTGCTATCAAACGCGCTAAACTTAGCGAAGAGCGTCGTGCACATAACGCTTCTATCAAGTCTGACATGCGTTCTGCTGTTAAAACTGTTGAAGCTTTAGTTACTAATAACGATCTTGAAAATGCTAAAGAAGCTTTCAAAACTGCTTCTAAAAAACTTGACAAAGCAGCTCGTAAAGGTCTTATCCACCAAAACGCTGCAGCTCGTCAAAAATCTCGCTTAGCGAAACAAGTAAACGCGTAAGGCGTTTAAAAAACGATCCATTTGGATCGTTTTTTTATATACAAAAAAGTTCACTTGCTAAGCACGTGAACTTTTTTGTTTCATCACATATGATTTAACCGCATTAAGAAAAACTCAAGTACAAGTTTCTTATCCATTTTTCCCGTTTTCATACTATAATCAGCTTCCGCTAATTCTATAATTACTTTTTTTAATTCTTCAAAAGAGAAAAACTTCGTTTGATTCATCGCTAACTTTACACGATATGGATGCACACCAATATGAGACGCAATTTGATTCTGCCCATAACCACGCTGCTGTAACTCTTTCACTTGATGCAACAAACGGAATTGACTTACTAATAATGCAAGTAATTTAATAGGTTCCTCCTGCTGCGTAAATAATCCATCCAAAATTTGCATCGCACCCGCGATATCCTTTTTCACCACTTTTTCTGTCAAAGCAAACACATTTTGTTCAACTGATTTTGGCACAAGCTCTGCAACGAGTTTCGGTGTAATCTCTCCGCCCATACCGACATATAACGTTAACTTGTCCATTTCCTTCGCCAACATCGTTACATTGCTTCCTACAAGCTCTAACAACAAACTAACAGCTGCATGATCAATATGTACATGCACTTCATCTGCACGAGCAACAATCCACTTCTGAACATCTTGCACTTGCATTGCGTTCGCTTCTATTACATCCGCTGTTTTCTTTAATAGTTTTGTAATTTTTTTTCGTTCATCAAGCTTTTCGTAAGGCGCAACAAAAACAAGAATAGAAAACGGAGAAGGCTCCCCAATATATTCTTCTAAAATTTTTATATTTTGTTCTAACTTTTCTTTTTGTGAAGTTAAAAATAGTGGTGATTTTATTAATAGTACTTTACGCTCTCCGAAAAAAGGAAGTGTACGTGCATCCTCAACCACATCTTCTAAATACGCTTCTTCTAAATCATATGTCACGACATTAAACTCGCGATCTTCCTCTTCAAGCGCTTCTGTTGTAATAAGCTTTATCGTTTCATTTATAAAAAACGCTTCCGTTCCATACAGTAAATACAACGGAGCAAACTGCTTCTTTTTAATTTTTTTATGTATATCACTCATACTTTTTCCTACTCCCTAACTTGGCAATATATATTTATACTAATGCCCTAGCTATTGTTTTACAAGTACAAAGGAACAGGCTGTATAACCCGTCCCTTTATTTATATTAAACGCCACGCAATAAGCCCCGGGTTTCTTATTGGTGTGCGGTAATCACCTTCCCTTTATTATTCACAATAAAAATTCGAGTATAAGTGCCAACTGTTAACATGGTTGGAAACAAAAAATTAACGTTACTTCATGATCTAAAAGTAGTAAAAACGCTCTATTTCTCTTCACATGGAAATTGTAGATTTTTTTCTGACAATATTTTATACTAAAGTGGAATGTTGGGGAGGGATTCTAAATGAATGATTTTGAACAAAATGTTCAAAGTAAACGCAATGACGCTATTGATTCAGGGGTAGGATTTATCGTCTCATTTGGTTTTTTCGCAACACTTTTCATCATTGCAACTGTTATTAAATTTATTGGTTCTTAAAGACTGCTGCTTACTGGCAGTCTTCTTTTTTATTGATTATGTGTTTCATCATATGTGATTTTGCTAAGAAAGGTTCCGTTTTCCCCTTTAAAAACATAGGAAATAGCACCTTGCTTATCCGTACGCCATATTTCAATTCCTCTCTTCTCAAAACGCTCTATAACTTCCTTATGAGGGTGCCCATACCTATTACGCTCACCGACAGAAATAATCGCTATATTAGGCTGTACAGCGCCTAGAAA
This Bacillus paramycoides DNA region includes the following protein-coding sequences:
- the dnaK gene encoding chaperone protein DnaK, with the translated sequence MSKIIGIDLGTTNSCVAVMEGGEPKVIPNPEGNRTTPSVVAFKNEERQVGEVAKRQAITNPNTIMSVKRHMGTDYKVEIEGKEYTPQEISAIILQNLKASAEAYLGETVTKAVITVPAYFNDAERQATKDAGRIAGLEVERIINEPTAAALAYGLEKQDEEQKILVYDLGGGTFDVSILELADGTFEVISTAGDNRLGGDDFDQVIIDHLVAEFKKENNIDLSQDKMALQRLKDAAEKAKKDLSGVTQTQISLPFISAGAAGPLHLELTLTRAKFEELSANLVERTLEPTRRALKDAGLSASELDRVILVGGSTRIPAVQEAIKRETGKEPYKGVNPDEVVALGAAVQGGVLTGDVEGVLLLDVTPLSLGIETMGGVFTKLIERNTTIPTSKSQVFSTAADNQPAVDIHVLQGERPMSADNKTLGRFQLTDIPPAPRGIPQIEVTFDIDANGIVNVRAKDLGTSKEQAITIQSSSGLSDEEVDRMVKEAEANADADQKRKEEVELRNEADQLVFQTDKVVKDLEGKVDAAEVTKATEAKEALQAAIEKNELEEIRAKKDALQEIVQQLTVKLYEQAQAAAGQAEGAQGAQDAGAKKDNVVDAEFEEVKEDK
- the grpE gene encoding nucleotide exchange factor GrpE, with amino-acid sequence MEERNEQVVEEMKEEVKEAKVEEAVTSENSEETVEEKSEAALLQEKVDELQAKLTETEGRMLRLQADFENYKRRVQMDKQAAEKYRAQSLVSDILPALDNFERAMQVEATDEQMKSLLQGMEMVYRQLLEAMTKEGVEAIEAVGKQFDPHEHQAVMQVEDSEFESNAVVEEFQKGYKLKDRVIRPSMVKVNQ
- the hemW gene encoding radical SAM family heme chaperone HemW, whose product is MVQAAYIHIPFCQHICHYCDFNKVFIERQPVDQYLEYLEKEIINTVQKVPFDSMKTIFVGGGTPTALNMEQTKKLLDIINRRLRPFAPNCELTFEANPGDLPKEKLNVLLEGGVNRISFGVQTFRDELLEKIGRKHTREDAFVAIREAQEVGFKNINVDIIYALPGQTIEDVKETLDIAFTLGVQHFSAYSLIVEPKTVFYNLMNKGKLRLPGEDHEAKMYEMVMDEMEKHGYSQYEISNFSKGDNESRHNLTYWNNEEYYGFGAGAHSYVNGERIQNVGPLKQYFNKIDETGFPYLDVHVVTEKERMEEELFLGLRKTKGVSKIAFQKKFNMEMDQVFAKQLQNNQEQGLLEESDGYVRLTRKGKLLGNEVFQSFLID
- the dnaJ gene encoding chaperone protein DnaJ; this translates as MSKRDYYEVLGLSKGASKDEIKKAYRRLAKKYHPDVSKEENAIEKFKEVQEAYEVLSDDQKRAQYDQFGHAGANQGFGGFGGGGDFGGGFGFEDIFSSFFGGGGGRRRDPNAPRQGADLQYQVTLDFEEAIFGKELNVEIPVEDPCDTCKGSGAKPGTSKETCKHCSGSGQVSVEQNTPFGRIVNRQACGHCSGTGQMIKEKCTTCHGSGKVRKRKKINVKIPAGIDNGQQIRVSGKGEAGVNGGPAGDLYVVVHVRDHEFFEREGDHIICEMPLTFAQMALGAEVEVPTVHGKVKLKIPAGTQTGTEFRLKGKGAPNVRGYGQGDQYVVVRVVVPTKLTSHQKDLLREFAGQEEQDDSLFGKLKRAFKGE
- the hrcA gene encoding heat-inducible transcriptional repressor HrcA, which codes for MLTERQLLILQTIIDDFIGSAQPVGSRTLAKKDEITFSSATIRNEMADLEELGFIEKTHSSSGRVPSEKGYRFYVDHLLAPQNLPNDEIVQIKDLFAERIFEAEKIAQQSAQILSELTNYTAIVLGPKLSTNKLKNVQIVPLDRQTAVAIIVTDTGHVQSKTITVPESVDLSDLEKMVNILNEKLSGVPMLELHNKIFKEIVTVLRGYVHNYDSAIKMLDGTFQVPLSEKIYFGGKANMLSQPEFHDIHKVRSLLTMIDNEAEFYDILRHKQVGIQVKIGRENSATAMEDCSLISATYSIGEEQLGTIAILGPTRMQYSRVISLLQLFTRQITDGLKK
- the prmA gene encoding 50S ribosomal protein L11 methyltransferase, with amino-acid sequence MKWSEISIHTTEEAVEAVSHILHEAGASGVAIEDPAELTKEREQQYGEIYALNPDEYPAEGVLIKAYFPQTDSLHETIAGVKSSIDVLPSYDIEIGTGNITVNEVNEEDWATAWKKYYHPVQISDTFTIVPTWEEYTPSSPEEKIIELDPGMAFGTGTHPTTTMCIRALEKTVQPGDTVIDVGTGSGVLSIAAAKLGASSVQAYDLDPVAVESAEMNVRLNKTDDIVSVGQNSLLEGIEGPVDLIVANLLAEIILLFPEDAARVVKSGGLFITSGIIAAKEKVISEALEKAGFTIEEVLRMEDWVAIIARNA